One Glandiceps talaboti chromosome 20, keGlaTala1.1, whole genome shotgun sequence genomic region harbors:
- the LOC144450982 gene encoding 2-Hydroxyacid oxidase 1-like, which translates to MESSAIRKLVCLDDFEDYAKEHLSHFAWVYYSGAAGNQHTLKQNRKSFSRLQLMPRVLKNVSDIDLTSSVLGVKIDIPICISPTAYQTMASPEGVIATAKAASFHNTCMIVNAFTHKSIEEIASDVPAGLRWQNVYIWKRRDITKGLVERVEHIGNKAIVVTVDIAAPAPRFDMGQFDGFPLPSDLRIGSYAPYFDKDITTSGIQKQIKDADPIATWEDITWLKSITKLPIVLKGILSAADAKIAVQHGVDAIFVSNHGGRQLDTVPSTIEVLPDIVKAVGDKVEVYIDGGVRTGTDVLKALALGAKAVFIGRPVVYGLTYKGEDGVKEVLQILTDELKSAMALSGCRSISEITPSIVTPSTISML; encoded by the exons ATGGAATCCAGTGCAATACGGAAACTTGTCTGTCTGGACGATTTCGAGGACTATGCCAAGGAACACCTCTCTCATTTTGCCTGGGTGTACTACAGTGGAGCAGCTGGTAATCAACACACACTCAAGCAGAATAGAAAATCGTTCTCAAG ATTACAACTAATGCCTAGAGTTCTCAAGAATGTATCTGACATCGATTTAACATCATCTGTGTTGGGTGTAAAAATAGATATACCAATTTGTATTTCTCCTACTGCCTACCAAACGATGGCCTCTCCCGAAGGAGTTATAGCTACAGCAAAAG CGGCTTCTTTCCATAATACCTGTATGATTGTAAATGCATTCACTCACAAATCTATAGAAGAAATCGCCAGTGATGTCCCAGCTGGTTTGAGATGGCAAAACGTGTACATTTGGAAACGACGTGATATCACTAAGGGGTTGGTCGAGAGAGTGGAACATATAGGAAATAAAGCTATTGTTGTAACTGTTGACATCGCAGCACCAGCACCTAGATTTGATATGGGGCAATTTGACGGGTTTCCTCTACCAAGTGATTTGAGGATAGGTAGTTACGCTCCATACTTTGACAAG GATATTACAACATCCGggatacaaaaacaaattaaggATGCTGACCCTATTGCAACATGGGAAGACATTACATGGTTAAAATCAATAACTAAATTACCAATTGTACTGAAAGGTATTCTGAGTGCAGCAGATGCAAAGATTGCTGTTCAACATGGCGTGGACGCCATCTTTGTATCCAATCATGGCGGTCGACAGCTTGACACGGTGCCCTCTACG ATAGAGGTTCTGCCAGACATCGTAAAAGCTGTTGGTGACAAGGTTGAGGTTTATATCGATGGTGGCGTTCGTACAGGGACAGATGTATTGAAAGCCTTAGCATTAGGAGCTAAAGCAGTTTTCATTGGTAGACCGGTCGTTTACGGATTGACATATAAG GGAGAAGACGGAGTAAAAGAGGTTCTCCAGATTTTAACAGATGAATTAAAAAGTGCAATGGCGTTATCTG GCTGTCGGTCGATCTCCGAAATAACACCCTCCATAGTTACGCCATCGACTATCTCAATGCTCTGA